One window from the genome of Candidatus Poribacteria bacterium encodes:
- a CDS encoding DEAD/DEAH box helicase family protein, whose product MLEQFLHEQLNIAFDYGVPKPEMPSSITQNLNPVFELRDYQKEAFASFIHYFNNDLPSKEKPVHLLFNMATGSGKTLIMAGLILYLYEKGHRNFLFFVNSTNIIEKTKDNFLNPRAAKYLFSQDIRFEGKPVNVTQVDNFEGVNENDINICFTTIQQLHTDMTSEKENALTYENFAEQQIVLLADEAHHINVSTKSQQGMELFESWENTVERIFKSNDANLLLEFTATHDYETSTMVEKYRNKVINRYDLINFRNDKFSKEVVLVHSDLDQNARILQALILNQYKQEVAAKNGINLKPVILFKAQRTIAQSQENKENFHKLIDGLTGNQIQGIRKSHLEIVQRAFDFFDENGISSDQLAERLKSEFQEAYCLSVNDEDEKKNYQIQVNTLEDKNNPIRAIFAVQKLNEGWNEENENPFWDALNAALTTK is encoded by the coding sequence ATGCTTGAACAATTCCTTCATGAACAACTTAATATTGCATTTGATTACGGGGTTCCCAAGCCCGAAATGCCCAGTAGCATTACGCAGAATCTTAATCCTGTATTTGAACTTCGGGACTACCAAAAAGAAGCATTTGCCAGTTTTATCCATTACTTTAACAACGACTTACCGAGTAAAGAAAAACCTGTCCATCTGTTGTTCAATATGGCAACCGGCAGCGGCAAAACCCTCATCATGGCAGGCTTGATCCTCTACCTCTATGAGAAAGGTCACCGCAACTTCCTCTTTTTCGTCAACTCTACCAATATCATCGAAAAGACAAAGGATAACTTCCTCAACCCGCGCGCCGCAAAATACCTTTTCAGCCAAGACATCCGTTTTGAAGGGAAACCGGTCAACGTGACGCAGGTAGACAATTTCGAGGGGGTCAACGAAAACGACATCAATATCTGTTTTACAACCATTCAGCAGCTGCACACCGATATGACATCGGAAAAAGAGAACGCTTTAACTTATGAAAATTTCGCTGAGCAGCAAATTGTGCTGTTAGCAGATGAAGCGCACCATATAAATGTCAGTACCAAGTCTCAACAAGGCATGGAACTGTTTGAAAGTTGGGAAAACACGGTAGAACGTATTTTTAAGTCTAATGATGCCAACCTATTACTGGAATTCACTGCCACCCACGATTACGAAACATCTACGATGGTAGAGAAGTATCGGAATAAAGTTATCAATCGTTACGATCTGATAAACTTTCGGAACGATAAATTTTCAAAAGAGGTTGTGCTTGTGCATTCCGATTTAGACCAGAACGCACGTATCTTGCAGGCACTCATTCTCAATCAGTACAAACAAGAGGTCGCGGCGAAAAACGGCATTAACCTGAAACCTGTCATTCTGTTCAAGGCACAAAGGACAATCGCACAATCGCAAGAAAACAAGGAAAACTTTCACAAACTGATTGATGGATTAACCGGTAACCAAATTCAGGGTATTCGGAAATCACATCTTGAGATTGTTCAACGGGCATTTGACTTCTTTGATGAAAATGGAATCAGTTCGGATCAGTTAGCGGAACGTCTGAAATCCGAATTTCAGGAAGCATACTGCCTTTCGGTTAACGACGAAGACGAAAAGAAGAACTACCAGATACAAGTAAATACGCTTGAAGACAAAAATAATCCGATCCGTGCTATCTTTGCCGTGCAGAAACTTAACGAAGGATGGAATGAGGAAAATGAAAATCCATTCTGGGATGCTCTCAACGCTGCATTAACGACCAAGTAG
- a CDS encoding P-II family nitrogen regulator, giving the protein MKKLECIIRPFKLEEVKEALSSVGVRGMTVSEVRGFGRSRGHTELYRGSEYTIEFVPKLKIEIVVAEENVDKVIEAVQQAASTGKIGDGKIFVLPIDETIRIRTGERGPAAV; this is encoded by the coding sequence ATGAAAAAGCTAGAATGTATTATCCGACCCTTCAAATTGGAGGAGGTCAAAGAGGCACTCAGCAGTGTAGGTGTTCGGGGCATGACAGTCAGCGAAGTTCGTGGGTTCGGACGTAGCCGTGGGCATACTGAGTTGTACCGCGGCAGCGAATACACGATTGAATTTGTCCCGAAGTTAAAAATCGAAATTGTTGTCGCTGAAGAGAATGTTGACAAGGTTATTGAAGCCGTTCAGCAGGCTGCTTCGACTGGTAAGATCGGCGATGGCAAAATCTTTGTACTGCCTATTGATGAAACCATTCGTATCCGTACAGGTGAAAGAGGCCCTGCCGCTGTTTAA
- the glnA gene encoding type I glutamate--ammonia ligase, giving the protein MTPSEVVALAKEHDVKIVDLKFMDLPGMWQHFSLMAGELTEDLFEEGCGFDGSSIRGFQAINESDMLLFPDPTTALIDPVCKVPTLSITCNIKDPITLENYTRDVRHIAQKAEAYLQSTGIADTSYWGPEAEFYLLNDIRYGQDQHSGFYSVDSVEGSWNSGREENPNLGYKPRYKEGYFPVPPSDTLQDLRSEICLKLIESGVDVEVHHHEVGTAGQGEIDIRFGELTETGDKIALYKYIIKNVARANNLVATFMPKPLFQDNGSGMHVHQSLWKDGKNVFYDPQGYSLLSEDALYYIGGLLTHARSLCAIIAPTTNSYKRLVPGYEAPVNIAYSQRNRSACVRIPVYSKSEKAKRVEFRTPDPSCNPYLAFSALLMAGLDGIQNRIHPGDPLDKDLYDLEPEELADIESTPVSLGDSLDALEEDHEYLLKGDVFTQDVLDVWIDYKRENEVDAINMRPHPYEFFLYHDI; this is encoded by the coding sequence ATGACACCAAGTGAGGTGGTTGCACTTGCAAAAGAACATGATGTAAAGATAGTCGACCTCAAATTCATGGATCTGCCGGGGATGTGGCAACACTTTTCCCTTATGGCAGGCGAGTTGACCGAAGACCTGTTTGAAGAGGGTTGTGGTTTTGACGGCTCAAGTATCCGTGGTTTCCAGGCAATTAACGAGAGCGACATGTTGCTCTTTCCCGATCCAACGACCGCTCTCATTGACCCGGTCTGCAAAGTGCCGACGCTAAGTATCACATGTAACATCAAAGATCCGATCACGTTGGAGAATTACACGCGTGATGTACGGCATATCGCACAGAAAGCAGAGGCGTATCTCCAATCCACTGGTATTGCGGATACAAGTTACTGGGGACCTGAGGCAGAATTCTATCTTCTGAACGACATCCGCTACGGACAAGATCAGCATTCTGGTTTTTATTCTGTCGATTCTGTTGAGGGAAGTTGGAATTCGGGGCGCGAAGAGAATCCGAACCTTGGTTACAAACCGCGTTACAAAGAAGGGTATTTCCCGGTACCGCCTTCCGATACACTCCAAGACCTCCGCTCCGAGATCTGTCTCAAGCTGATAGAGTCTGGTGTTGATGTAGAGGTTCACCACCACGAAGTGGGAACCGCGGGTCAAGGCGAAATTGACATCCGCTTTGGTGAACTAACCGAGACTGGCGATAAGATTGCGCTGTATAAGTACATCATCAAAAATGTGGCGCGCGCAAATAACTTGGTTGCTACCTTCATGCCGAAACCGCTCTTCCAAGACAACGGTTCTGGGATGCATGTCCACCAAAGTCTCTGGAAAGATGGCAAGAACGTCTTCTACGATCCACAGGGATATTCGCTTTTGAGTGAGGACGCGCTCTATTACATCGGCGGCTTGCTTACGCATGCCCGTTCGCTCTGTGCAATCATTGCTCCGACAACCAACTCTTACAAGCGGTTGGTCCCTGGCTATGAAGCCCCGGTCAACATCGCCTACTCGCAGCGGAACCGTAGCGCGTGTGTCCGTATTCCAGTCTACTCGAAGAGTGAAAAGGCGAAACGGGTCGAATTCCGTACACCGGATCCGTCTTGTAATCCTTACCTTGCTTTCAGTGCCCTGCTCATGGCAGGGCTTGATGGCATACAGAACCGCATCCATCCGGGTGACCCGTTGGACAAAGACCTCTACGATCTCGAGCCGGAAGAACTTGCCGACATTGAATCTACGCCGGTATCCCTTGGCGACTCCCTCGATGCGTTAGAAGAGGACCACGAATATCTCCTCAAGGGTGATGTGTTCACCCAAGATGTCTTGGATGTCTGGATTGATTACAAACGTGAGAATGAGGTCGATGCGATCAACATGCGGCCGCATCCGTATGAATTCTTCCTCTATCACGATATTTAG
- the def gene encoding peptide deformylase has product MPKRKRKPKDTPASDVSGEDIVVLRETAPLQLRYYGDPVLRKRAEPVAGITEAERQLAEQMLMTLYATGNGIGLAATQVGVLKRLIIVDIGEEDDEEYEPLVLFNPELLSSDGEIVAEEGCLSIPDVTADVKRPESIVVEGVNLQREAICIEADGLLARVLQHEIDHLNGVLFIDRISGLKRRLLSEELTKIQQAEKPY; this is encoded by the coding sequence ATGCCAAAACGGAAAAGAAAGCCCAAGGACACTCCCGCTTCAGATGTAAGCGGAGAAGATATTGTCGTATTGCGTGAGACTGCACCTTTGCAACTACGCTATTACGGCGACCCGGTCCTTCGTAAAAGAGCCGAACCTGTTGCAGGGATCACGGAGGCAGAACGTCAACTCGCTGAACAGATGTTGATGACACTGTATGCTACAGGCAATGGTATCGGGCTTGCCGCAACACAGGTCGGTGTTTTGAAGCGGCTCATCATTGTTGACATCGGCGAAGAGGACGATGAAGAATATGAGCCTTTGGTACTATTTAACCCCGAACTACTGAGTTCTGACGGAGAAATCGTCGCCGAGGAGGGATGCCTGAGTATTCCTGATGTTACGGCTGATGTAAAACGCCCGGAGAGCATTGTTGTTGAAGGGGTTAACCTCCAGCGTGAAGCTATCTGTATTGAAGCCGATGGTTTATTGGCGCGTGTGCTGCAACATGAAATAGATCATCTCAACGGTGTGCTCTTTATTGACCGGATTAGCGGATTGAAACGTCGCTTACTAAGCGAGGAATTGACGAAAATCCAACAAGCTGAAAAACCCTATTAA
- the larE gene encoding ATP-dependent sacrificial sulfur transferase LarE codes for MSKQALEPILQTKLSQLYECLHAYEKVIVAFSGGVDSTFLAEAAQHALGDNALAVTAISDSYPIREMRAAQEIAKQIGIRLETVNTQELDLEGYASNPTNRCFFCKTELFDKLQPIAEKYSVGTIVYGAIPDDVGDHRPGMDAAKQMGIQAPLIDVNLTKAEIREISKAWELPTWDKPAFACLSSRFPYGMRITRELLRQVDAAEQFLYDLGIRQFRVRHHGALARIELEAQEISRMLSKTVRCDISAHFKTLGYSHITLDLQGYRSGSLNEGVTTS; via the coding sequence ATGTCAAAACAAGCACTTGAACCTATCTTACAAACAAAACTAAGCCAGCTCTATGAATGCTTGCACGCTTATGAGAAAGTCATCGTCGCTTTTTCCGGTGGTGTTGATAGCACATTTCTTGCCGAGGCAGCGCAACACGCATTGGGTGATAACGCGCTTGCTGTCACTGCCATCTCTGATTCTTATCCGATCCGGGAGATGAGAGCGGCACAGGAAATTGCTAAGCAGATCGGGATTCGCCTTGAGACTGTCAACACACAGGAATTAGACTTGGAAGGCTACGCAAGTAATCCGACCAACCGTTGCTTTTTCTGTAAGACGGAGTTGTTTGATAAGCTGCAGCCCATCGCAGAAAAATACAGTGTGGGAACTATTGTCTACGGCGCGATTCCAGATGATGTCGGTGACCATCGTCCCGGAATGGATGCCGCAAAGCAGATGGGTATCCAAGCACCTTTGATTGATGTCAACTTAACAAAGGCGGAGATTCGCGAGATTTCAAAGGCGTGGGAACTCCCAACATGGGATAAACCGGCGTTTGCCTGTCTCTCTTCGCGGTTTCCTTATGGTATGCGTATCACCCGTGAATTGCTGCGACAGGTGGATGCTGCCGAGCAATTTCTCTACGATTTAGGTATCCGTCAATTCCGCGTCCGTCATCACGGTGCGCTTGCACGAATTGAACTCGAAGCGCAAGAAATTTCGCGGATGCTTTCAAAAACCGTGCGGTGCGACATCAGTGCACACTTTAAAACACTCGGATATTCTCATATCACACTTGACTTGCAGGGGTATCGTTCCGGAAGCCTCAACGAGGGGGTTACAACTTCGTAA
- the dcd gene encoding dCTP deaminase, producing MFLSDKDIVQYMKDGKITISPAPDLKTQLGSCSIDFRLSNTFRVFEHSKYPYIDLGAEIDTADLMRRVDVPDGDAFTMQPGEFVLAATQETLELADDVMARLEGRSSLGRLGIIVHSTAGLFDPGWIGIPTLELGNLGRMPVKLYPGMRICAFTFAQLSSPARVPYQLKPANKYAGQNGPETSRFAKDVEFSEE from the coding sequence ATGTTTTTATCAGATAAAGATATTGTCCAATATATGAAGGACGGGAAAATCACAATCTCCCCCGCACCCGATTTAAAGACACAACTTGGGAGCTGCTCTATTGATTTCAGACTGAGCAACACCTTTCGGGTGTTCGAGCATAGCAAGTATCCATATATTGATTTGGGAGCAGAGATTGATACCGCCGACTTGATGCGGCGGGTTGATGTTCCTGATGGTGATGCCTTCACGATGCAACCTGGTGAATTTGTCTTGGCGGCAACGCAGGAGACGCTTGAATTGGCAGATGACGTGATGGCGCGTCTTGAAGGCAGGAGTAGTTTAGGGAGACTCGGCATTATAGTTCACAGTACTGCGGGACTCTTTGACCCCGGTTGGATTGGGATCCCCACGCTGGAGTTAGGGAATCTTGGTCGTATGCCTGTTAAATTGTACCCTGGCATGCGAATCTGTGCGTTTACTTTCGCACAGCTCTCTTCACCGGCACGTGTGCCGTATCAACTCAAACCGGCGAACAAATATGCTGGGCAGAACGGTCCTGAGACAAGCCGATTCGCCAAAGACGTTGAATTTTCAGAGGAGTGA
- a CDS encoding (Fe-S)-binding protein, with product MSNQQTQQLIGVETFSWKKWDACTHCGLCLPTCPTYRELGLETDSPRGRLYLMGSAFKDEDATPLSEEWSEYIYRCLDCRACETACPSGVHFGELLEEARAIYEQNAPRSAAYRFWTNLVFKQILPNKERLDLIFEVMWLYQRLGIRWLVQKTGILKLMGQLGQMESLLPKIPPPRLKYTIRDITPAEGETRYRVGFIPGCIMNQVFTETNVATIRVLAQNGCEVVTPRQQTCCGALHLHNGVRDVASSLAKQNIDAFEEENLDAIIINSAGCGATLKEYEALLEADSAYAEKAENFSHKMRDISEFLAEIEMIPPTGEIKKRVTYDEPCHLLYGQSVQVQPRKVLQAIPGLELIELTESEWCCGSAGIYNITQPELSQEILERKMTYIAETDADIVATGNPGCLLQIQLGIQKHGLSMKAMHPVNLLDYAYRGIAPEDFLPEQ from the coding sequence ATGTCCAATCAACAAACACAACAACTTATCGGCGTAGAGACTTTCAGTTGGAAGAAATGGGATGCTTGTACACACTGCGGACTTTGTTTGCCAACCTGTCCAACCTATCGAGAATTAGGTTTAGAAACGGATTCACCAAGGGGTAGGCTCTACCTCATGGGGAGTGCTTTCAAAGATGAAGATGCCACCCCGCTCAGCGAAGAATGGTCAGAATATATCTATCGATGCTTGGACTGCCGTGCGTGTGAAACGGCTTGTCCTTCTGGTGTTCACTTTGGGGAACTCCTTGAGGAAGCGCGCGCCATCTATGAACAGAACGCACCCCGCTCAGCAGCTTACCGATTCTGGACAAACCTCGTCTTCAAACAAATTTTACCGAATAAGGAACGGTTGGACCTAATCTTTGAGGTAATGTGGCTCTATCAACGACTTGGCATCCGATGGCTCGTTCAGAAAACGGGCATCCTGAAACTGATGGGGCAACTCGGGCAGATGGAATCATTGCTCCCGAAAATCCCACCGCCTCGACTGAAGTATACGATACGTGACATCACACCCGCGGAAGGCGAAACCCGATATCGGGTCGGATTTATTCCGGGGTGCATCATGAATCAAGTCTTCACGGAGACGAACGTCGCGACAATTCGAGTCTTAGCGCAGAACGGATGCGAAGTTGTCACGCCACGACAGCAGACCTGTTGCGGCGCGTTACACCTTCACAACGGCGTGCGGGATGTCGCTTCATCTCTCGCCAAACAGAACATCGATGCCTTTGAAGAAGAGAATTTGGACGCTATCATCATCAATTCTGCTGGCTGTGGCGCGACGCTTAAGGAATACGAGGCACTCTTGGAAGCTGATTCGGCTTACGCAGAGAAAGCGGAAAACTTCAGCCATAAAATGCGCGACATCAGCGAGTTTTTAGCCGAAATTGAGATGATACCGCCGACAGGAGAAATCAAGAAACGTGTTACCTATGATGAACCGTGCCACCTTCTCTATGGACAAAGCGTGCAAGTGCAACCTCGCAAGGTGCTTCAAGCGATACCGGGGTTGGAGTTGATTGAGCTAACCGAATCCGAGTGGTGCTGTGGCAGCGCGGGAATCTATAACATCACACAACCTGAACTTTCACAAGAGATTTTGGAACGAAAAATGACGTACATCGCTGAAACCGATGCGGACATCGTCGCGACTGGAAATCCCGGTTGCTTGCTCCAGATTCAGCTCGGTATCCAGAAACATGGATTGTCTATGAAAGCGATGCATCCTGTGAATCTTTTAGATTACGCCTATCGTGGTATCGCCCCAGAGGATTTTTTGCCTGAGCAGTAG